CCGAACGGGTGCATTGGGGCTATTTCAGCCGCTCGCTGCCGCCGCAGATCGAAATCGCATCCGGCGACACGATCACGGTGGAGACGCTGACCCAGCATGCCTCCGATGATCCCGAGCTGATGATCGCAGGCGATGCCGCTGCGCTCAGCGTGTTCGGCTGGACCAAGGCCAAGAAGAACGTCGACCGCCGCGGCGCCGGTCCGATGGACGCCAGCGTGTTCGGCCGCGGCGCCGGCGAAGGCTTTGGCGTCCACATCTGCACCGGCCCGGTCGCGATCAAGGACGCGCAGCCCGGCGACGTGCTCGAAGTTCGCATCCTCGACATCGTGCCGCGGCCAAGCAAGAGCAGGACGCATGAAGGCCGTGTGTTCGGCTCCAGCGTCGCGGCGTGGTGGGGCTATCACTACAACGAACTGATTGCAGCACCGGCGCCGCGCGAGGCGGTGACGATCTACGAGATCTTTGCCGGCGATCCCGAGCCGCATGCGCGCGCGCTCTATTCCTACCGCTGGGAGCCGCAGACCGATCCGGCCGGAGTCGTCCACGCGACCTACGACTATCCCGGTGTGCCGGTGGCGCCCGGCAGCATCAAGCGCCGCCACGGCGTGCTCGACAACATCCGCATTCCGCTGCGGCCGCATTTCGGCGTGATCGCGGTGGCGCCGCGCGAGGTCGACTTCGTCGATTCGATTCCGCCGTCCTATTTCGGCGGCAATCTTGACAATTGGCGGCTGGGCAAGGGCGCGACCGTGTATCTCCCCGTCGCGGTTCCCGGCGCGCTGCTGTCGGTCGGCGACCCCCACGCCACGCAAGGCGACGGCGAGCTCGGCGGCACGGCGATTGAATGCTCGATGACTGGCACGTTTCAGGTCATCCTGCACAAGAAGGCGCAGCTCGCGGGGCAGCCGTTCGCCGATCTCTCTTACCCGCTGATCGAGACCGCGACCGACTGGGTGCTGACCGGCTTCAGCCACCCGAACTATCTCGCCGAGTTCGGCGCGCAAGGCCAAAGCGAGGTCTACGCGACCTCCTCGCTCGACCTCGCGATGAAGGATGCCTTCCGCAAGATGCGCCGCTTCCTGATGCACATCAAAGGCCTCAGCGAGGACGAGGCGGTCGCGCTGATGTCGGCGGCGGTGGACTTCGGCGTCACGCAGGTCGTCGACGGCAATTGGGGCGTGCACGCGATCCTGAGCAAGCGGCTGTTCGAGGATGCGGGCTGACTCTCGATCCAATCGCCGCGTCCCGGAATTCCGTCATTGCGAGCGAAGCGACTTGTCCGCCGAAGCTCGAAGAGCGAAGGCGGAAGCAATCCAGGGCGTCACGCTCGGCCCTGGATTGCTTCGTCGCTTCGCTCCTCGCAATGACGGCTTTTGTTGTGTTTCGAGCGAAGCCCCGAACAAAGGACCATCCCCATGCAGTTCCACATGATCTCCGGCGCGACGAGGCCGGTGGCGCCGTTCAGCCACGCGGTCGAAACCGACGACTTCGTGTTCGTCACCGGCCAGATGCCGGACTCGCCGGAGGCGCCGGGCGTGCTGCCGGAGGGGATCGTGCATCAGACGAAGGCGGTGATGCAGAACTTGAAGTACATCCTCCAAGGTCTTAACCTTGGCCTCGAACATATTGTGATGTCTCGGATTTACCTGACCGAGTTCAAGCGCGATTACGCGGCGATGAATGAAACCTATCGTTCATTCTTCCCGCCGGACCGGCTGCCGGCCCGCACCTGCGTCGGCGTCACCGGCCTTGCCTATGACGCGCTGATCGAGATCGATCTGGTCTGCCGAAGACCATAGTACCCATTGGTAAACATCTCCTCAACGCGAGGCCCCGTCATTCGATCCGGGCTGGGGAGCGTCCCGCTGTTGCCGATTGTGTGCCGAGGCCCGGCGGTGTCAATTCGCCGGACCATCAGGCGGGATCGGGGAGTGCCATGCCGTATCAGTTTTCCAATCGTCAGCAGATCCGCAAGCCGGCGGTGACCAGCAAGGGCGGCATTGTCGCGGCGCAGTCACGGCGCGCCGCCGAGGTCGGGGCCGAGGTGCTGGCCGCAGGCGGCGACTGCGTCGATGCCGTGGTGGCGACCGGCTTTGCGCTCGGCGTGCTCGAGCCGTGGATGAGCGGCCTCGGCGGCGGCGGCGCCATGCTGCTGTACCGCGCCAGGGACAACCACGTCGAGGTGATCGACTACGGCATGCGCGCGCCCGACAGCCTTGATGCCGCGGACTATCCGCTGGCCAACGACGGCAGCGTCGCGGCAGACATCTTTCCCTGGCCCCGCGTCAAGGACGACCGCAATCTGCACGGCCCCGGCGCGATCGCAGTGCCCGGCGTCGTCGCGGGCATGGAGGCGGCGCATCGCCGCTACGCGCGGCTGCCGTGGCAGGATCTCGTCACGCCGAGCGTGAAGCTCGCCGCCGAGGGCTTGCTGGTGGACTGGTGGACCACCGTGATGATCTCGAGCTGCGCCGCCGACCTGCGCCGCTATCCCGGCAGCGCCGCGGCCTATCTGAAGGATGGCTTGCCGCCGAATCCGCAATGGGGCGCCAAGGCGGTGACGCGGCTGCCGCAGGAGCAGCTGAAGGCGACGCTGGCACATCTTGCCAGCGCCGGCGCGCGCGACTTCTACCGCGGCGACATCGCCCGCTCGCTGACTCGCGACATCCAGGCCGCCGGCGGCGCGCTCTCGGTGGATGACCTCGCCGCGTTCGAGGCGCATGTCCGCGATCCCCTGCGCATCCCCTATCGCGGCGGCACGGTGTTCGCGACGCCGGAGCTGACGGCCGGCCCGACGCTGGCTCACGCGCTGCGGCTGATGCAGGCGCGCGTGACGGCATCGGGCAAGGCGCCGGATGCAAGCACGTTCATCGCCTATGCCGAGGCGGTGCAGTCGGCGTACCGCGAACGGCTGAACGACATGGGCGATGCGCCTGGCAAGCGCGCGCTCGGCGCCGAATATCTCGCGCCGGCCTGCACCACGCACTATTCGGTGGTGGACCGCGACGGCAACATGGCGGCGGTGACGCAGACGCTGCTGTCGGGCTTCGGCTCGAAATTCCAGGCGCCGCAGAGCGGCATCATGATGAACAACGGGATCATGTGGTTCGACCCGACGCCCGGCACGACGAACTCGCTGGCTCCGGGCAAGCGCTGCCTCACCAACTACACGCCGGTGGTGGCGCAGGCCGCCGATGGCCGTCGCCTCGCCCTCGGCGCCTCCGGCGGCCGCCGCATCCTGCCCGCCGTGGCACAGATGCTGTCCTTCGTGATGGACTTTGGCATGGATCTCGATACGGCGATCCACCAGCCGCGCATCGACGCCAGCGAAGGTGACGTGGTCGGCGCCGACACCCGGCTGCCGGCGGAGGTGATGGACGTGCTGACAGCGAAGTTCGAGACCGTGCCGGCGCCGGTGCAAACCATGCCGATGAAATTCGCCTGCCCCAGCATCGTGCTGCGCCAGGGCGACGTGAACAGCGGCGCCACCGAGATCGCGCACGCCTGGGGCGATGCGGTGGCCGAGCGCTGAGGCGATCAGCGCCGGATTCGAGATATCGCCACGATGACGGTGAACTCCCCTCCCCCTTGCGGGGAGGGGTCGGGGGTGGGGGTCCACGAGTCACGCTCGATGTGAGGAGCGCTGAAGCTCCGCGGCTCCGCGAAGACCATCACCATCGTTGACGCAGGACGCGCTTCCGGCACGTCGCAAGCGGATATCCTGATCCGCGCTTCAAATGGACTCGCATCCTGGGAAATATCGACAGCGCACGTAGTCAAGTTCAGCGCCCGGGGACCCCCACCCCCACCCCCTCCCCGCAAGGGGGAGGGGAGATGAGGTCGCTGCGCCGTCACCGCAGAACGCATGCACGGAGCACGGGGCGAGCGCTGCAATCGACGCTACTTGAGATCACCCCACCAGCGCCTGCACCAACCCACTCTCCGCATCCGCCAGTTCATCGATCACATCGAAATGGTGCCGGTCCGGCGCCTCGACATACGCGGTCGTCGCCCCCAGCCCGATCCAGATATTCGCGAGCAATTGCGCCTGGCGGCGGAATTCGTTGCGCTCGGCGCCGCCAACCCAGGCAGTGACCTTGACGTGATCGATCGGCACCAGCAGCGCGGGGCTCTCCTTCGCAGCCGTGGCGTCGTCGATATGCAGCGTGTCGTTCATCGCGGTCCGCTGCAGCGGGCGCAGATCGTGCAGGCCGGAGAGCGAGACCACGCTGGTGATGCGCCCCTGTCGCTCCGGCGATAGCGGCGCGCCGCGGCAGATCATGCGGCTGACGAGATGGCCGCCGGCGGAATGCCCGGTCAGTGCCACCGGCCCGCCGACCTCGTCCATCGCCCGCGCGATCGCCTGCGCGACATCGGTCGAAATGTTGGCGAGGCCGACCTCGGGGCACAGCCGGTAGGACGGCATCGCCACGGCATGGCCGCGCGCGATCGCGCCTTGCGCGAGGTGCGACCAGAAGCTCTTGTCCAGCCGCATCCAATAGCCGCCATGCACGAACACGACGAGGCCCTTCGGCTTGCCCTCGGGCAGGAACAGATCGAGGCGCTGCCGCTCATGCGCGCCATACGCGATGTCGAGCTTGGCACGGCCCTGCCCCACCATGTCGGCGCGATAGCTCTCCGCCGGCGCTACCCACAGCCCGGGCCAGCGCTCGCCGCCGGCGATGTTCGGCCCGTTGGCGTAAGCGTTGTCCCAGTCCTTGACGGCATAGAGCATGAGGATCTCCTGATCGATTGATGTGCGCGCGGGCTCACAGCCCGGTGCGCAGCTTCCAGAGTTCGGGGAACAGCACGATCTCCAGCATCTTGCGCAGATAGTTGACGCCGCTGGTGCCCCCGGTGCCGGTCTTGAAGCCGATGATGCGCTCCACCGTGGTGACGTGGTTGAAGCGCCAGCGGCGGAAATAATCCTCGAAATCGACCAGCTTCTCGGCGAGCTCATACAGCTCCCAATGCCGCTGCGGCTCGCGATAGACGCTGGTCCAGGCCGCCGCGACCTCCGCGCTCTCAGCGCGCGTGCCGCGCCAGTCGGTGCGCTGGCCGTCGGCGCCGATGAAGAAGCCGCGCCGCGCCAGCAGACGCAGCGCTTCGTCGTACAGGCTGGGCTTCGCCAGGATCGCTTCCAGCTCGGCGGTCAGCTCCGGATGATGGGCATGCGGGCGCAGCATCGCGAGATTGCGGTTGCCGAGCAGGAATTCGATCGAACGATACTGGAACGATTGGAAGCCGGAGGACTCGCCGAGCTTGTCGCGGAACAACGTGTACTCGCTCGGCGTCATCGTGCGCAGCACGTCCCAGGCGCCGTTGAGCTGCTCGAAGATGCGTGACACCCGCGTCAGCATCTTGAACGCCGGCTGCACGTCGTCTTTGGCGATCGCGGCCATCGCCGCCTTGATCTCGTGGATCGCGAGCTTCATCCACAATTCGGAGGTCTGGTGCTGGATGATGAACAGCAGCTCGTCATGCGCGGTCGAGAGCGGCGCCTGCGCATCGAGCAGGCGATCCAGCATCAGATAGTCGCCATAGGACATCCGACCCTTGAAGTTCATCCGCGCACCCTCGGTGGCGGGATCGTAGGGCGCGCTGCTCACGTCACGAGCTCCTTCTGGCGATAGTCGGGCCTGTCCCACAGCCTGTTGTCGAGGACCTCCGCGAGGATGCCCACGGCGCCGCGCACCTCGGCCTCGCCGATATAGAGCGGCGTGAAGCCGAAGCGCAGCGCGTCCGGCGCGCGGAAGTCGCCGATCACGCCGCGCGCGATCAGCGCGCGCATGATCGCATAGCCGTCCGGGTGGCGGAACGACACCTGGCTGCCGCGCTGCGTCGCATCACGCGGTGACGCCAAGGTCAGCGACGGACAGCGCTTCTCGACCTCGGCGATGAACAATTCCGACAGCGCGATCGAAGCCGCGCGCACGTCCTGCATCGACACGCCGTCCCAGGCGTCGAGCGCGGCATCGAGCGCGGCGAGCGCAATGATCGGCGGCGTGCCGATGCGCATGCGCTCGATGCCGCCGCCGGGGCGGTAGTCGAGATCGAAGGCGAACGGCGCCTCGTGCCCCATCCAGCCGGACAACGCCGGCGGCGCGATGTCTGCGTAACGCGGCGCGACATAGATGAAGGCCGGCGCGCCGGGACCGCCATTGAGATATTTGTAGGTGCAGCCGACCGCGAAGTCGGCATCCGCGCCCGCGAGATCCACCGGCACGGCGCCGGCGGAATGCGCAAGGTCCCACACCGTGAGCGCGCCGGCCGCGTGCGCCTTCTTCGTCAGCGCGGCCATGTCGTGCATGCGGCCGGTGCGGTAATCCACCTCGGTCAGCATCAGCACGGCGACGCTGTCGTCGATCGCCGCCTCCACCTGCTCGGGCTCGACCACCTTCAAGGTGGCGCGGTCGCCGAGCATGCGGACCAGGCCCTGCGCCATATAGAGATCGGACGGGAAGTTGCCGCTGTCGGACAGGATCACGCGGCGGCCCGGATTGAGCGACAGCGCGGCGGCGAGCGCCTGATACACCTTGATCGAGAGCGTATCGCCCATCACGACCGTGCCGGGCGCGGCCCCGATCAGCCGGGCGATGCGATCGCCGACCCGGCGCGGCTGCACCATCCATCC
This region of Bradyrhizobium sp. SZCCHNS1050 genomic DNA includes:
- the kynU gene encoding kynureninase; this encodes MTDFSRTRSLFTIPEGVIYLDGNSLGALPSAVPARVGRMIEAEWGQELIRGWNTAGWMVQPRRVGDRIARLIGAAPGTVVMGDTLSIKVYQALAAALSLNPGRRVILSDSGNFPSDLYMAQGLVRMLGDRATLKVVEPEQVEAAIDDSVAVLMLTEVDYRTGRMHDMAALTKKAHAAGALTVWDLAHSAGAVPVDLAGADADFAVGCTYKYLNGGPGAPAFIYVAPRYADIAPPALSGWMGHEAPFAFDLDYRPGGGIERMRIGTPPIIALAALDAALDAWDGVSMQDVRAASIALSELFIAEVEKRCPSLTLASPRDATQRGSQVSFRHPDGYAIMRALIARGVIGDFRAPDALRFGFTPLYIGEAEVRGAVGILAEVLDNRLWDRPDYRQKELVT
- a CDS encoding acetamidase/formamidase family protein, with translation MSFRPFTSESYSEGERPEAWRDVLNAVGLQPAAKTPFYDGHATASHRHAPGIALSRLSAGAQVVTAVPQPHEDLPIVLLAIEDGAVLRSGDSHRIVPAGHLMLLPRTGDWGIAFQRDLRAIVLSVTADALHGRISGKLKLARPQVIAPSGLADVVCRTIEATARALETLSDAEWSTVAQSLVDLLLTLAHQQAVPATEAGSSATQAAILHRICQTIERRLDDAELTPARVAQAEGISERYLQKLFEGAGDNFSHYVRERRLQRAWTDLSNPAEANHSISEIAYRYGFADSAHFSRSFRARFGLSPREFRQQKAEQAITSATPRGQRGWPQDALAQQRVCERPASTRSDIALPAPANDQDARRHHHHLAVSAERVHWGYFSRSLPPQIEIASGDTITVETLTQHASDDPELMIAGDAAALSVFGWTKAKKNVDRRGAGPMDASVFGRGAGEGFGVHICTGPVAIKDAQPGDVLEVRILDIVPRPSKSRTHEGRVFGSSVAAWWGYHYNELIAAPAPREAVTIYEIFAGDPEPHARALYSYRWEPQTDPAGVVHATYDYPGVPVAPGSIKRRHGVLDNIRIPLRPHFGVIAVAPREVDFVDSIPPSYFGGNLDNWRLGKGATVYLPVAVPGALLSVGDPHATQGDGELGGTAIECSMTGTFQVILHKKAQLAGQPFADLSYPLIETATDWVLTGFSHPNYLAEFGAQGQSEVYATSSLDLAMKDAFRKMRRFLMHIKGLSEDEAVALMSAAVDFGVTQVVDGNWGVHAILSKRLFEDAG
- a CDS encoding RidA family protein; the encoded protein is MQFHMISGATRPVAPFSHAVETDDFVFVTGQMPDSPEAPGVLPEGIVHQTKAVMQNLKYILQGLNLGLEHIVMSRIYLTEFKRDYAAMNETYRSFFPPDRLPARTCVGVTGLAYDALIEIDLVCRRP
- a CDS encoding alpha/beta hydrolase; protein product: MLYAVKDWDNAYANGPNIAGGERWPGLWVAPAESYRADMVGQGRAKLDIAYGAHERQRLDLFLPEGKPKGLVVFVHGGYWMRLDKSFWSHLAQGAIARGHAVAMPSYRLCPEVGLANISTDVAQAIARAMDEVGGPVALTGHSAGGHLVSRMICRGAPLSPERQGRITSVVSLSGLHDLRPLQRTAMNDTLHIDDATAAKESPALLVPIDHVKVTAWVGGAERNEFRRQAQLLANIWIGLGATTAYVEAPDRHHFDVIDELADAESGLVQALVG
- the kynA gene encoding tryptophan 2,3-dioxygenase, with the protein product MSSAPYDPATEGARMNFKGRMSYGDYLMLDRLLDAQAPLSTAHDELLFIIQHQTSELWMKLAIHEIKAAMAAIAKDDVQPAFKMLTRVSRIFEQLNGAWDVLRTMTPSEYTLFRDKLGESSGFQSFQYRSIEFLLGNRNLAMLRPHAHHPELTAELEAILAKPSLYDEALRLLARRGFFIGADGQRTDWRGTRAESAEVAAAWTSVYREPQRHWELYELAEKLVDFEDYFRRWRFNHVTTVERIIGFKTGTGGTSGVNYLRKMLEIVLFPELWKLRTGL
- a CDS encoding gamma-glutamyltransferase, with the translated sequence MPYQFSNRQQIRKPAVTSKGGIVAAQSRRAAEVGAEVLAAGGDCVDAVVATGFALGVLEPWMSGLGGGGAMLLYRARDNHVEVIDYGMRAPDSLDAADYPLANDGSVAADIFPWPRVKDDRNLHGPGAIAVPGVVAGMEAAHRRYARLPWQDLVTPSVKLAAEGLLVDWWTTVMISSCAADLRRYPGSAAAYLKDGLPPNPQWGAKAVTRLPQEQLKATLAHLASAGARDFYRGDIARSLTRDIQAAGGALSVDDLAAFEAHVRDPLRIPYRGGTVFATPELTAGPTLAHALRLMQARVTASGKAPDASTFIAYAEAVQSAYRERLNDMGDAPGKRALGAEYLAPACTTHYSVVDRDGNMAAVTQTLLSGFGSKFQAPQSGIMMNNGIMWFDPTPGTTNSLAPGKRCLTNYTPVVAQAADGRRLALGASGGRRILPAVAQMLSFVMDFGMDLDTAIHQPRIDASEGDVVGADTRLPAEVMDVLTAKFETVPAPVQTMPMKFACPSIVLRQGDVNSGATEIAHAWGDAVAER